Part of the Acidimicrobiia bacterium genome, ATCGTCTCAAGACAAGCCTGTTCGGCCATGAACTGAATGGACATGTCCATGGAGGTAAGAAGATCCGCACCGGGAATCGGCGGAACGCTTTGTTGAAACCCCTGTGGGATTGGACGCCCAAATGGGTCTCTCTCGTCGATGAGATAGCCGGCCACCCCCAACAGCTCTTCGTCGTACGAGTACTCAAGCCCCTCGATGCCAGTCCCGTCTATCCCGACGAACCCGACAGCCTGGGCGCCAAGTGGTCCGTTCGGGTAAACCCTTTTCGGCTCGGGTTCGAAGTAGATACCCGCCAGATCAAGAGAACGCAGGCCGTCGACCTGCTCAGCTTCCAACTGACGCTTCACAAACACAAATGACTTGTCACTGGCAAGTTTTTCCGCCAGGGCGTCTTCGTCAATACCAAGTGAACCCGCCACCAGGTGGGCGGTCAACGTTGGATTCTCGACCACCTGTGGATTCGCCCACACGGTGACGCCTTGGATCGTCAGGGCCATCTGGTGCCCGCTGCGGTCGAAAATGGTTCCCCGATAGGGAGCAAACTCATGAGTCGTGAGTCGCTGATCCAACGCCTGCTCTGAGAACTCGGCGGCTTGGACGACCTGGATTTGAAACAGCTTGAAACCAATCAAAGACCAGGTAACGACGATCACCAGTGCGATCGTGATGATCCGGCCGTCGGCCCGACGCAAGGATGACCGTTTCTTGGATCGTTTCTGGGGTACCCGCCTCGTATCGGTGCGGCTCTTGCCGGTACGGGTCTTCCCGCCCATGATCAGCTCAGTCGGCGAAGTGTGTCCAAGGAGGGCGGGGGCGGAGCGCACCGTTCCTGACCTTCGATACACCCGCCGCCAGCATTAGCAGGGGTTTCGAGGAGGAGTTCCTTGTGACGAAGGGAAGCCGTCACCGGCTTTATGAAAACGCCAGCGGACTTGTGGAACAAGGACGCAGACTCGGGTACCAGGGACGCCCTCACGGCGAAGCCGTCACAAGAGGATCGGACAGCGGGGCGTCTGCGGAGCGCACCACCACCCCGGGAGCCGATATCGTTCGCATGTCCGTCGGCAAGACCATACCCAGGTCGTTGGCAGCCGGAACAATTCGTGAAGGTGAACTGAGACGAGCCACTTCAAGAGTCAGCTCCAACCTCTGCTGCTCGGCCGTAGCAATTTGAGTTTCGAGTTCTTGGAGTTCAAACGCACTTCCGTCCAAAGCAGTCTGGGAGTAAATGAGGCCGAAGAAGACCAGGGCCACGACCAGGGTATAGACAATCCATGCCGCCACCCTGGGACGCACGGTTGCCCGTGAGGAGATCAAGCGAACCGGCTCAGCCGACGGGCGGGGCAGGACCCGGGCGGTCACGCAGCCACCTTCTGCGCACAACGAAGCTTGGCGCTCCTGGCCCGAGGATTGGACGCAACTTCTGCTTCCTCCGGACCAATTGCCTTGCGGGTAACGATGATCAGTTCCGGAACCGTGTTGCATGCACAGACCGGAAGACCAGGCGGGCACACGCACGTTTGGGCGGCCGCCGCAAACCGCTGCTTCACAATGCGGTCTTCGAGCGAATGATAGGAAATGACCACACACCGCCCGTTGGGTGCGAGGCGTTCGATGGCGGCGTCGAGGCCACGCTCAAGTTCGCCCAACTCGTCGTTTACGGCGATCCTGAGCGCTTGAAATGTGCGCCGAGCAGGGTGCCCACCGGTTTTTCGGGTGGCGGCGGGAATTGCCTCGCGCACGATCGACGCCAGCGAGGCGGTCTCGATGATTGGTCTTGCCTTGCAGATCGCTCGGGCGATCCGGACGGAGAAGCGTTCCTCCCCGTACTCGCGAATGACCCGGGCCAGGTCGGCCTCTGACCATTCATTCACAATCTCGTCAGCCGTTAGCGGCCCATCGCCCATCCGCATGTCCAGCGGCCCGGGGTGACGGTAGGAGAAACCGCGAGTTGGTTCGTCGAGTTGGTGACTTGAGACGCCGAGGTCGAAAAGCACCCCATCGATGAATTCGATTCCCTCGGCGTCGAGTATTTGGGCGAGGTTTCCAAACGAGCCGCGCACAAACGAGAAGTGCTCGTTATCGGCCAGGTCGGCTGTATTTGGACCGGCGTCCGGATCTTGATCGAGCCCGATGACATCGAGGCCGCCCCGGTTCAGCAAACGGCGAGTGTGACCGCCACCACCGAAGGTGGCATCGAGGATCACACCGCTTTTGATG contains:
- the rsmH gene encoding 16S rRNA (cytosine(1402)-N(4))-methyltransferase RsmH, translating into MHQPNPYHEPVMAEEVMNMFSDIKSGVILDATFGGGGHTRRLLNRGGLDVIGLDQDPDAGPNTADLADNEHFSFVRGSFGNLAQILDAEGIEFIDGVLFDLGVSSHQLDEPTRGFSYRHPGPLDMRMGDGPLTADEIVNEWSEADLARVIREYGEERFSVRIARAICKARPIIETASLASIVREAIPAATRKTGGHPARRTFQALRIAVNDELGELERGLDAAIERLAPNGRCVVISYHSLEDRIVKQRFAAAAQTCVCPPGLPVCACNTVPELIIVTRKAIGPEEAEVASNPRARSAKLRCAQKVAA